A portion of the Thunnus albacares chromosome 5, fThuAlb1.1, whole genome shotgun sequence genome contains these proteins:
- the LOC122981964 gene encoding RING finger protein 223, whose amino-acid sequence MEQPQPIWHTQTAIQDVAGPLQKKLSVMSQSQLECVICYTSYDNVFKTPKQLGCTHTFCLECLSRLMVVSQTDQNGDDGSKNLTCPFCRQLTTLSEQGPPGLTTDQEVLCKLPSHQQQEEPVWIEGQKLCYKTPRQPGMGTPDSPTAFCVCIDIGATKPVIAPVPTRSRFGLLDRLADWKRLVLFIVLMVLLVVVVSWPLQCVFNTGKLRCTKDDMSPTNTSNPRTLSN is encoded by the coding sequence ATGGAACAGCCTCAGCCAATttggcacacacagacagcaatCCAGGATGTGGCTGGACCGCTGCAAAAGAAGTTGTCAGTCATGAGCCAGAGCCAGCTGGAGTGCGTCATTTGCTACACCAGCTACGACAACGTCTTCAAAACACCAAAGCAGTTGGGGTGCACCCACACCTTCTGCCTGGAGTGCCTCTCCCGTCTCATGGTAGTCTCGCAGACAGACCAGAATGGCGACGATGGCAGCAAAAACCTCACTTGTCCCTTCTGCCGCCAACTCACTACGCTGTCTGAGCAGGGACCCCCAGGCCTGACTACCGACCAAGAGGTCCTGTGCAAGTTGCCCAGCcaccagcagcaggaggagccAGTGTGGATAGAGGGGCAGAAGCTATGCTACAAAACCCCGAGGCAACCCGGCATGGGCACACCTGACAGTCCCACGGCCTTCTGCGTCTGCATCGACATTGGGGCCACCAAGCCAGTGATTGCCCCAGTCCCGACACGTTCCCGTTTTGGCCTGCTGGACCGGCTGGCAGACTGGAAGAGATTGGTGCTCTTCATTGTGCTCATGGTGCTGCTTGTTGTCGTCGTGTCGTGGCCACTGCAGTGTGTATTCAACACTGGAAAATTGCGCTGTACGAAAGACGACATGAGCCCCACTAACACCTCTAATCCCAGAACACTTAGTAATTAA